The proteins below come from a single Rhizobium sp. BT04 genomic window:
- the rsmD gene encoding 16S rRNA (guanine(966)-N(2))-methyltransferase RsmD, protein MRIVGGEFRGRPLAVPKSNEIRPTADRTRESLFNILSHAYPECVDGTRILDLFAGTGAVGLEAVSRGCRHALFVENSVEGRALLWENIDALGLHGRTRILRRDATDLGSVGNLEPFDVLFADPPYGKGLGEKAMAAAAQGGWLRPGAIAVLEERADIVVSVHPSYVFLENRIFGDTRVHFFRYQPQ, encoded by the coding sequence GTGCGGATCGTCGGCGGTGAATTTCGCGGACGGCCTCTCGCCGTGCCAAAATCCAACGAGATCCGGCCGACTGCCGACCGGACGCGCGAGAGCCTGTTCAATATATTGAGCCATGCCTATCCGGAATGCGTCGACGGCACCCGGATTCTCGACCTGTTTGCCGGAACCGGCGCCGTCGGCCTCGAAGCCGTTTCGCGCGGCTGTCGCCATGCGCTCTTCGTCGAAAACAGCGTCGAGGGCAGGGCGCTGCTCTGGGAGAACATCGATGCGCTCGGCCTGCACGGCCGCACCCGCATCCTGCGTCGGGATGCGACCGATCTCGGCAGTGTCGGCAATCTCGAACCCTTCGACGTGCTGTTTGCCGACCCGCCCTATGGCAAGGGTCTCGGCGAAAAGGCGATGGCGGCCGCCGCTCAGGGCGGCTGGCTGCGGCCGGGCGCGATTGCGGTGCTCGAAGAACGCGCCGATATTGTCGTTTCCGTCCACCCTTCCTATGTTTTTCTCGAAAACCGCATCTTTGGCGATACGAGGGTGCATTTCTTCCGATATCAGCCGCAATAA
- a CDS encoding type II toxin-antitoxin system Phd/YefM family antitoxin, which produces MKKVTKQSWKLEDAKARFSEVVRRAHSEGPQRVTVRGRDSVVVISVEELDQLTKAEPKKPLVAFMESLDLKELDLEREADSGRDAEL; this is translated from the coding sequence ATGAAAAAAGTGACGAAGCAAAGCTGGAAGCTCGAGGACGCGAAAGCGCGCTTCAGCGAGGTGGTTCGCCGCGCCCACAGCGAAGGACCACAGCGCGTGACGGTTCGCGGCCGGGACAGCGTCGTCGTCATCAGCGTCGAAGAACTCGACCAGTTGACCAAAGCCGAGCCTAAGAAGCCTTTGGTCGCCTTCATGGAGAGCCTAGATCTCAAAGAGCTCGACCTTGAGCGAGAGGCCGATTCCGGGCGAGATGCCGAGCTGTGA
- a CDS encoding patatin-like phospholipase family protein — protein sequence MQQAEIISPKLPAISDLPTVAVAFGGGGARGLSHIHIIETLDELGIRPVAISGSSMGAIMGAGMAAGMSGAEIREHALATVGNKTAVIARIWGLRPATVRDAVAKGVRIGQFNLERILKAFLPSELPARFEDLLVPMKVITTDYYGQCEVIIEEGELFPALAASSAIPAVFMPVRLRGRVMIDGGISNPVPYEPLMDLADIVVGIDVVGAPEGDGTHIPNRMESIFGSGQLMMQTAITLKLKIRPPHIFLRPAVGRTGVMDFLKAREVLAMSVGVKDDLKFALDREIEARLKR from the coding sequence GTGCAGCAGGCAGAGATCATCAGCCCGAAACTGCCTGCGATCAGCGATCTTCCAACGGTCGCTGTCGCTTTCGGCGGCGGCGGCGCGCGCGGGCTTTCCCATATCCATATCATCGAGACGCTCGACGAACTCGGCATCCGGCCCGTGGCGATATCGGGTTCGTCGATGGGCGCGATCATGGGGGCCGGCATGGCGGCCGGCATGTCCGGCGCCGAAATCCGCGAACATGCGCTGGCGACCGTCGGCAACAAGACGGCCGTCATCGCCCGCATCTGGGGTCTGAGGCCGGCGACGGTGCGCGATGCGGTGGCCAAGGGCGTCCGCATCGGCCAGTTCAATCTGGAACGGATCCTCAAGGCCTTCCTGCCGTCCGAGCTGCCTGCCCGCTTCGAGGATCTGCTGGTGCCGATGAAGGTCATCACCACTGATTATTACGGGCAGTGCGAAGTCATCATCGAAGAGGGCGAGCTGTTTCCGGCGCTCGCGGCCTCTTCCGCTATTCCCGCCGTCTTCATGCCGGTGCGCCTGCGCGGCCGCGTCATGATCGATGGCGGCATCAGCAATCCGGTGCCCTACGAACCCCTGATGGATCTGGCCGACATCGTCGTCGGTATCGATGTCGTCGGCGCGCCGGAAGGCGACGGCACCCATATTCCAAACCGCATGGAAAGCATCTTCGGCTCCGGCCAGCTGATGATGCAGACAGCGATCACGCTGAAGCTGAAGATCCGTCCGCCGCATATCTTCCTGCGCCCGGCAGTCGGCCGCACCGGCGTCATGGATTTCCTCAAGGCCCGTGAAGTGCTGGCCATGTCGGTCGGCGTCAAGGACGACTTGAAATTCGCCCTCGACCGCGAGATCGAAGCGCGGCTAAAGCGCTAA
- a CDS encoding pseudouridine synthase, whose protein sequence is MTPKDKPKRPGAKPFSRDTEPKTGAKPGGAKPAKAAVAAETDGDAKAERISKVMARAGVASRRDIERMIMEGRVTLNGRVLDTPVVNVTLADRIEVDGVPIRGIERTRLWLYHKPAGLVTTNADPEGRATVFDNLPEELPRVMSIGRLDINTEGLLLLTNDGGLARALELPATGWLRRYRVRAHGEIDQDALDKLKDGIAVDGVLYGSIEATLDRTQGSNVWITMGLREGKNREIKNVLGALGLDVNRLIRISYGPFQLGDLPEGHVIEVRGRTLRDQLGPRLIEEAKANFDAPIYNAPAVAAEEEAEPAVPEKRERPRRDEDKRERALSRLDTKRDDRHGGGRRDDDRRDGGRRDDDKPKRPQPLGQRRSANVWMAPGARPLGEKAAAKAAKNAQTARKRGELAPARGTGFDRIEDRPRTQVNRVREEDGEWIRSSEQPRRKDEGEGAGRKRSFGDRPAREDRGFGDRPARGERRPREGGDERPRTRSSAGEGRSERPRGDRPFGDRPSRGDRPFGDKPRGDRKPRGDGDERPRAARASTGEARSERPRGDRPFGDRPSRGDRPFGDKPRGDRRPREDGDERPRGERSFGDKPRGDRPAGDKPRGKGFGAKPGGAKNFSGKPKGAKPGGAKSGGAKSGGDRPGGDRPAGGPSRGGAKGKGMTRGADRRR, encoded by the coding sequence ATGACACCCAAAGACAAGCCAAAACGCCCGGGCGCAAAGCCGTTTTCACGGGACACCGAGCCGAAGACCGGCGCGAAGCCGGGCGGCGCCAAGCCGGCAAAGGCTGCGGTCGCCGCCGAGACCGATGGCGACGCGAAGGCCGAACGTATTTCCAAGGTGATGGCACGCGCCGGCGTTGCCTCCCGTCGCGACATCGAACGCATGATCATGGAAGGCCGCGTCACGTTGAACGGCAGGGTTCTCGACACCCCGGTCGTCAACGTCACGCTTGCCGATCGCATCGAGGTCGACGGCGTGCCGATCCGCGGCATCGAGCGCACCAGGCTGTGGCTCTATCATAAGCCGGCGGGCCTCGTGACCACCAATGCCGATCCGGAAGGCCGCGCGACCGTCTTCGACAACCTGCCGGAAGAATTGCCGCGCGTCATGTCGATCGGCCGCCTCGATATCAACACCGAGGGCCTGCTGCTCTTGACCAATGACGGCGGTCTCGCCCGCGCGCTGGAATTGCCGGCGACCGGCTGGCTGCGCCGCTACCGTGTCCGCGCCCATGGCGAGATCGATCAGGATGCGCTCGACAAGCTGAAGGATGGCATCGCCGTCGACGGCGTGCTCTATGGCTCGATCGAGGCGACGCTCGACCGCACCCAGGGCTCGAACGTCTGGATCACCATGGGCCTTCGCGAAGGCAAGAACCGCGAAATCAAGAATGTGCTCGGCGCGCTCGGCCTCGACGTCAACCGGCTGATCCGCATCTCCTATGGCCCGTTCCAGCTCGGCGATTTGCCGGAAGGCCATGTCATCGAAGTGCGCGGCCGCACGCTGCGCGACCAGCTCGGCCCGCGCTTGATCGAGGAAGCCAAGGCGAATTTCGACGCGCCGATCTACAATGCGCCGGCCGTTGCAGCCGAGGAAGAGGCAGAGCCCGCGGTGCCGGAAAAGCGCGAGCGTCCGCGCCGCGACGAGGACAAGCGCGAACGGGCGCTGAGCCGCCTCGACACCAAGCGCGACGACCGCCACGGTGGCGGGCGCAGAGATGACGATCGCCGCGACGGCGGCCGCAGGGATGACGACAAGCCGAAGCGTCCCCAGCCGCTCGGCCAGCGTCGCAGCGCCAATGTCTGGATGGCGCCGGGCGCCCGGCCGCTCGGCGAAAAGGCAGCGGCGAAGGCCGCCAAGAATGCGCAGACCGCACGCAAGCGCGGCGAGTTGGCACCGGCAAGAGGCACTGGTTTCGACCGCATCGAGGATCGCCCGCGCACGCAGGTGAACCGTGTGCGCGAGGAGGATGGCGAATGGATCCGCTCGAGCGAGCAGCCCCGTCGCAAGGATGAGGGCGAAGGCGCCGGCCGCAAGCGCTCTTTCGGGGATCGCCCCGCCCGCGAAGACCGCGGTTTTGGTGACCGCCCGGCGCGCGGCGAACGCCGCCCCCGCGAAGGCGGAGACGAGCGCCCGCGCACCAGAAGCTCCGCCGGCGAGGGCCGTTCGGAGCGCCCGCGCGGCGACCGGCCTTTCGGTGATCGTCCCTCGCGTGGCGATCGCCCCTTCGGCGACAAGCCGCGCGGTGATCGCAAGCCGCGTGGTGATGGTGACGAACGTCCTCGTGCCGCCAGAGCCTCCACCGGTGAGGCCCGTTCGGAGCGTCCGCGCGGCGACCGGCCTTTCGGTGATCGTCCCTCGCGTGGCGATCGCCCCTTCGGCGACAAGCCGCGTGGTGATCGCAGGCCGCGCGAGGACGGTGATGAACGTCCGCGCGGCGAAAGATCGTTCGGCGACAAGCCTCGGGGTGATAGGCCTGCGGGTGACAAGCCGCGCGGCAAGGGTTTTGGAGCCAAGCCCGGTGGGGCCAAGAATTTTTCCGGCAAGCCGAAGGGCGCCAAGCCGGGCGGTGCCAAATCGGGCGGTGCCAAATCGGGCGGTGATAGGCCGGGCGGCGACAGGCCTGCGGGCGGGCCATCCAGAGGTGGTGCGAAAGGAAAGGGAATGACGCGCGGTGCGGATCGTCGGCGGTGA
- a CDS encoding VOC family protein, whose protein sequence is MIDSNSILLFVADVAKSASFYGQLLGKDPVELSPTLAMFILPSGLALGLWGKAGVEPTPTAMGGGCDVGFKVATADRVDTLHAEWQAKGATILLPPTDLDFGRTFVAADPDGHRLRVYTVSED, encoded by the coding sequence ATGATCGACAGCAACAGCATTCTCCTTTTCGTAGCCGACGTGGCAAAGAGCGCCAGCTTTTATGGCCAACTGCTCGGGAAGGATCCGGTTGAGCTCAGCCCGACCCTCGCGATGTTCATCCTGCCTTCGGGCCTGGCCCTTGGACTCTGGGGCAAGGCGGGCGTTGAGCCGACGCCGACTGCCATGGGCGGCGGCTGCGACGTCGGTTTCAAGGTTGCGACGGCGGATAGGGTCGATACGCTTCACGCCGAATGGCAAGCCAAGGGCGCGACCATCCTCTTGCCGCCGACCGACCTCGATTTCGGCCGCACCTTTGTTGCAGCCGATCCCGACGGGCATCGCCTACGCGTCTACACCGTTTCGGAGGACTGA
- a CDS encoding type II toxin-antitoxin system VapC family toxin yields MIGWLLDTNVIAALINPNGAPSVKSWATAQDEEGMFISILTLAEYDKGIENLPEDDQNRYRYAASRDALEERFSQRVLSLSDAAVRHWGVISGRVKLRTGHAPSVVDTMLAATAIEHNLYLVTRNVRDTRFSGAAIFDPWTNDPGQFPLSRK; encoded by the coding sequence GTGATCGGCTGGCTGCTCGATACCAATGTCATTGCGGCGCTGATCAATCCGAACGGCGCACCCTCCGTCAAATCCTGGGCTACGGCTCAAGACGAGGAGGGGATGTTCATCAGCATTCTCACGCTGGCGGAATATGACAAAGGCATCGAAAACCTGCCTGAGGACGATCAGAACCGCTATCGCTATGCGGCCTCCCGCGATGCACTGGAGGAGAGGTTTTCGCAACGTGTTCTTTCGTTGAGCGACGCAGCCGTCAGGCATTGGGGCGTCATTTCGGGACGCGTGAAACTCAGGACCGGACATGCGCCGTCGGTTGTCGATACGATGCTGGCGGCCACGGCAATCGAGCACAATCTCTATCTGGTCACCCGCAACGTCAGAGATACGCGCTTCTCCGGCGCGGCAATCTTCGATCCATGGACCAACGATCCCGGTCAATTTCCGTTGAGCCGGAAATAA
- a CDS encoding EVE domain-containing protein, protein MSRSWIAVASANHVRIGREAGFMQVCHGKAAPLKRSAPGDRVIYYSPTETFGGKDRLQAFTAIGVVEETAAYQVEVHPGFRPWRRDVAWWRAVETPIRPLLGRLSFTSDRGGWGYRLRFGLFEIDNGDAELIAEAMLGEPRMHVARKHATAPVQCTLAL, encoded by the coding sequence ATGTCCCGCAGCTGGATCGCTGTCGCATCGGCAAACCATGTCCGCATCGGGCGCGAAGCCGGGTTCATGCAGGTCTGTCATGGCAAGGCCGCTCCGCTGAAGCGAAGCGCGCCCGGTGACCGGGTCATCTACTACTCGCCGACCGAAACATTTGGCGGCAAGGATCGCCTGCAGGCGTTCACGGCCATTGGCGTGGTCGAGGAGACGGCGGCGTATCAGGTGGAAGTTCACCCCGGTTTCCGCCCCTGGAGGCGCGATGTCGCCTGGTGGCGAGCCGTGGAAACGCCGATCCGGCCGTTGCTCGGCCGGCTGTCTTTCACAAGCGATCGGGGAGGCTGGGGCTATCGATTGCGCTTTGGTCTCTTCGAAATCGACAATGGCGATGCCGAGCTCATAGCCGAAGCGATGCTCGGTGAACCGCGCATGCATGTCGCCCGGAAGCATGCAACGGCTCCCGTGCAATGCACTTTAGCGCTTTAG
- a CDS encoding monovalent cation:proton antiporter-2 (CPA2) family protein — translation MSAPNALFSETILLLGGAVVAAPIFKKLGLGTVLGYLAAGIVIGPVFHGITDGEQILNVAELGVVFLLFIIGLELKPSRLWQMRRDIFGLGTAQVVVTGLALTALAWFSHVFDWRGSIVAGFGLALSSTAFAMQILDGDGDVNTRYGQRSFSMLLFQDLAIVPLLALITILDGGKGSNAPLLGFTVAIGAVAAMIVMGRYLLTPLFQIIARTGAREAMIAAALFVVMGSASLMQLAGLSMAMGAFLSGVMLAESSYRHELEADIEPFRGVLLAIFFIAVGLSLELDVLLDNALFVIVTVPIVMAVKAIIIYGLCRISGSPHDDAIRIAFLLPQGGEFGFVLFTTAGTSGLMSTSTASLLVAIVTLSMALTPIGAALSKRLLRGDAREELDEDFEGAGADVLMVGFSRFGQIAAQILLAGGRSVTVIDFSADRIRQASSFGFRIYFGDGTRKDVLRSAGIDRAKIVLVCTQKKEITDKVVELVQADYPHTRLYVRSYDRIHSIELRNKGVDYELRETLESGLLFGRRTLEALGVPEVDAYEIGEDIRKRDEARLVLQVSEGLQAGRDMLFSHPVRPEPLVKPKRASDAFEDDPLAGTADATADA, via the coding sequence ATGTCAGCGCCCAATGCCCTTTTTTCCGAAACGATCCTGCTGCTCGGCGGAGCCGTGGTCGCCGCGCCGATCTTCAAGAAGCTCGGGCTCGGCACAGTGCTCGGCTATCTCGCCGCCGGCATCGTCATCGGCCCGGTTTTTCACGGCATCACCGATGGCGAACAGATCCTCAACGTCGCCGAACTCGGTGTGGTCTTCCTGCTCTTCATCATCGGGCTGGAGCTGAAACCCAGCCGCCTGTGGCAGATGCGGCGCGACATTTTCGGCCTCGGCACGGCGCAGGTGGTGGTGACCGGGCTGGCGCTGACCGCGCTCGCCTGGTTTTCCCACGTTTTCGACTGGCGCGGCAGTATCGTCGCCGGATTTGGCCTGGCACTGTCTTCGACCGCCTTCGCCATGCAGATCCTCGACGGCGACGGCGACGTCAATACGAGATATGGGCAGCGCTCCTTCTCGATGCTGTTGTTCCAGGACCTGGCGATCGTGCCGCTCTTAGCGCTGATCACCATTCTCGACGGCGGCAAGGGCAGCAACGCGCCGCTGCTCGGTTTTACGGTCGCCATCGGCGCCGTCGCGGCGATGATCGTCATGGGGCGCTACCTGCTGACGCCGCTCTTCCAGATCATCGCCCGGACCGGCGCGCGCGAGGCGATGATCGCCGCCGCCCTCTTCGTCGTCATGGGCTCGGCGAGCCTGATGCAGCTTGCCGGGCTTTCAATGGCGATGGGTGCCTTCCTGTCCGGCGTGATGTTGGCCGAATCCTCCTACCGGCACGAGCTGGAGGCGGATATCGAGCCCTTCCGCGGCGTCCTGCTCGCCATCTTCTTTATCGCCGTCGGCCTGTCGCTGGAGCTCGACGTTCTCTTGGACAACGCGCTCTTCGTCATCGTCACCGTGCCGATCGTCATGGCCGTCAAGGCGATCATCATCTACGGGCTCTGCCGGATCTCGGGTTCTCCGCATGACGATGCGATCCGCATCGCCTTCCTGCTGCCGCAGGGCGGCGAATTCGGCTTCGTGCTGTTCACCACGGCGGGGACCTCAGGGCTGATGTCGACGAGCACGGCATCGCTGCTGGTCGCGATCGTCACGCTCTCCATGGCGCTGACGCCGATCGGGGCGGCCCTTTCGAAGCGGCTCCTGCGCGGCGACGCGCGTGAGGAATTGGACGAGGATTTCGAGGGCGCGGGCGCCGACGTGCTGATGGTCGGCTTCTCCCGTTTCGGCCAGATCGCCGCCCAGATCCTGCTTGCCGGCGGGCGCAGCGTCACCGTCATCGATTTTTCGGCCGACCGCATCCGGCAGGCCTCCTCCTTCGGTTTCCGCATCTATTTCGGCGACGGCACCCGCAAGGACGTGCTGCGCTCGGCCGGCATCGACCGGGCAAAGATCGTGCTCGTCTGCACCCAGAAGAAAGAAATCACCGACAAGGTGGTGGAGCTGGTGCAGGCGGACTATCCACACACGCGGCTCTACGTGCGCTCCTACGACCGCATCCATTCGATCGAACTGCGCAACAAGGGCGTCGATTACGAACTGCGCGAAACGCTGGAATCCGGCCTGCTGTTCGGACGGCGGACGCTGGAGGCGCTCGGCGTTCCCGAGGTCGACGCCTATGAAATCGGCGAGGATATCCGCAAGCGCGACGAGGCGCGTCTGGTGCTGCAGGTTTCCGAAGGATTGCAGGCCGGGCGCGACATGCTGTTTTCCCACCCCGTTCGCCCCGAACCGCTGGTCAAGCCGAAACGCGCTAGCGATGCCTTCGAGGACGATCCGCTGGCGGGCACCGCGGATGCGACGGCGGACGCATAA
- the ileS gene encoding isoleucine--tRNA ligase, whose protein sequence is MTDTSEKIDYSKTLYLPETDFPMRAGLPQKEPELVKRWQEMGLYKKLRASAAGREKFVLHDGPPYANGNIHIGHALNKILKDVINRSFQMRGYDANYVPGWDCHGLPIEWKIEEKYREKGKNKDEVPVNEFRRECREFATGWIKVQAEEFKRLGIEGDFDNPYTTMNFHAESRIAGELLKIAASGQLYRGSKPIMWSVVERTALAEAEVEYQDYESDTIWVKFPVVEGPAALKDAFVVIWTTTPWTIPGNRAVSFSARVSYGLYEVTAAENDFGPRPGERLIFADKLAEESFAKAKLQYKRLSDVSAADFAAMTCAHPFKGLDGGYEFAVPLLDGDHVTDDAGTGFVHTAPSHGREDFDAWMSAVRTLEARGIETKIPFPVDDGGFYTSDAPGFEGARVIDDNGKKGDANDRVIKELIARGALFARGRLKHQYPHSWRSKKPVIFRNTPQWFVYMDKTLADGTTLRSRALSAIDDTRFVPAAGQNRLRAMIEGRPDWVLSRQRAWGVPIAVFADEQGEVLVDDAVNARILEAFEHEGADAWFAEGAKERFLGNDHDHARWTQVMDILDVWFDSGSTHTFTLEDRPDLKWPADLYLEGSDQHRGWFHSSLLESAATRGRAPYNAVLTHGFTMDEKGEKMSKSKGNVTAPQEVMKDAGADILRLWVMTSDYADDLRVGKTIIQTNVDAYRKLRNTIRWMLGTLAHDKGEEIALADLPELEQLMLHRLAELDELVRENYDSFDFKKIARALIDFANVELSAFYFDVRKDSLYCDAPSSLRRRASLHVIRQIFDCMVTWLAPMLPFTTEEAWLSRNPSAVSVHLEQFAPVAKEWRNDALAEKWKKIRTVRSVVTGALEIERKDKRIGSSLEAAPVVFIADPELMKALEGQDFTEVCITSAIEIKAGEGPAEAFRLAEVPEVSVVPKLAEGEKCARSWRITKDVGSDPDYPDVSARDAAALRELGIGA, encoded by the coding sequence ATGACCGACACATCCGAAAAGATCGATTACTCGAAGACCCTCTATTTGCCCGAAACCGATTTCCCGATGCGCGCCGGCCTGCCGCAGAAGGAGCCGGAGCTCGTCAAGCGCTGGCAGGAGATGGGTCTCTACAAGAAACTGCGCGCTTCCGCCGCCGGCCGCGAGAAATTCGTGCTGCACGACGGCCCGCCCTATGCCAATGGCAACATCCATATCGGCCACGCGCTGAACAAGATCCTCAAGGACGTCATCAACCGCTCGTTCCAGATGCGCGGTTACGATGCCAATTACGTGCCCGGCTGGGATTGCCACGGCCTGCCGATCGAATGGAAGATCGAGGAAAAGTATCGCGAGAAGGGCAAGAACAAGGACGAGGTCCCGGTCAACGAATTCCGCCGGGAATGCCGTGAATTCGCCACCGGCTGGATCAAGGTCCAGGCGGAAGAGTTCAAGCGTCTCGGCATCGAGGGCGACTTCGACAATCCCTATACGACGATGAACTTCCACGCGGAATCGCGCATCGCCGGCGAACTCCTGAAGATCGCCGCCAGCGGTCAGCTCTACCGCGGCTCCAAGCCGATCATGTGGTCGGTCGTCGAGCGCACCGCGCTGGCCGAGGCCGAGGTCGAATACCAGGACTACGAGAGCGATACGATCTGGGTGAAATTCCCCGTCGTCGAAGGTCCGGCCGCGCTCAAGGATGCGTTCGTGGTCATCTGGACGACCACGCCCTGGACGATCCCCGGCAACCGCGCGGTTTCCTTTTCCGCGCGTGTTTCCTACGGGCTCTATGAAGTAACGGCCGCCGAGAATGATTTTGGCCCGCGTCCCGGCGAGAGGCTGATCTTTGCCGATAAGCTGGCCGAGGAATCCTTCGCCAAGGCCAAGCTGCAGTACAAGCGCCTGAGCGATGTCTCTGCGGCCGACTTCGCCGCGATGACCTGCGCCCATCCCTTCAAGGGTCTCGACGGCGGCTATGAATTCGCCGTGCCGCTGCTCGATGGCGATCATGTCACCGATGATGCCGGCACCGGCTTCGTGCACACCGCTCCCAGCCACGGCCGCGAAGACTTCGATGCCTGGATGTCGGCTGTCCGCACGCTCGAGGCCCGTGGCATCGAGACCAAGATCCCGTTCCCGGTCGACGACGGCGGCTTCTACACATCGGACGCCCCCGGCTTCGAGGGCGCCCGCGTCATCGACGATAACGGCAAGAAGGGTGATGCCAACGACCGCGTCATCAAGGAGCTGATCGCCCGTGGCGCGCTCTTTGCCCGCGGCCGGCTGAAGCATCAATATCCGCATTCCTGGCGCTCGAAGAAGCCGGTCATCTTCCGCAACACGCCGCAATGGTTCGTCTATATGGACAAGACCCTTGCCGACGGCACGACGCTGCGTTCGCGCGCGCTGAGTGCGATCGACGACACGCGCTTCGTGCCCGCCGCCGGCCAGAACCGCCTGCGCGCCATGATCGAGGGCCGTCCGGACTGGGTTCTTTCCCGTCAAAGGGCATGGGGCGTGCCGATCGCCGTCTTTGCCGACGAGCAGGGCGAGGTCCTGGTCGATGACGCCGTCAACGCCCGCATTCTCGAAGCCTTCGAACACGAGGGCGCCGACGCCTGGTTCGCCGAAGGTGCCAAGGAGCGGTTCCTCGGCAACGACCACGACCATGCCCGCTGGACGCAGGTCATGGATATCCTCGACGTCTGGTTCGACTCGGGCTCGACGCACACCTTCACGCTGGAAGACCGCCCCGACTTGAAGTGGCCGGCCGATCTCTATCTCGAAGGGTCCGATCAGCATCGCGGCTGGTTCCATTCGTCGCTCTTGGAATCGGCTGCCACCCGCGGCCGCGCGCCCTACAACGCCGTCCTCACCCATGGTTTCACCATGGACGAGAAGGGCGAGAAGATGTCGAAGTCGAAGGGCAACGTCACCGCTCCACAGGAGGTGATGAAGGACGCCGGCGCCGATATCCTGCGCCTCTGGGTCATGACCTCGGATTATGCCGACGACCTGCGCGTCGGCAAGACGATCATCCAGACCAATGTCGACGCCTATCGCAAGCTGCGCAACACCATCCGCTGGATGCTCGGCACGCTCGCCCACGACAAGGGCGAGGAGATCGCGCTCGCCGATCTGCCGGAGCTGGAGCAGCTGATGCTGCACCGGCTTGCCGAGCTCGACGAACTGGTGCGCGAGAACTACGACAGCTTCGACTTCAAGAAGATCGCCAGGGCGCTGATCGATTTCGCCAATGTCGAGCTTTCGGCCTTCTATTTCGATGTCCGCAAGGACTCGCTCTATTGCGACGCGCCGTCGAGCCTGCGACGGCGCGCCAGCCTGCACGTCATCCGGCAGATCTTCGATTGCATGGTGACCTGGCTCGCCCCGATGCTGCCCTTCACCACCGAGGAGGCATGGCTGTCGCGCAACCCGTCCGCCGTTTCCGTGCATCTGGAGCAGTTTGCGCCGGTTGCCAAGGAATGGCGCAACGATGCCCTGGCCGAGAAGTGGAAGAAGATCCGCACGGTCCGCTCGGTAGTCACGGGCGCTCTGGAAATCGAGCGCAAGGACAAGCGCATCGGCTCTTCGCTGGAGGCGGCTCCCGTCGTCTTCATCGCCGATCCGGAACTGATGAAGGCGCTCGAAGGCCAGGACTTCACCGAAGTCTGCATCACCTCGGCGATCGAGATCAAGGCCGGCGAAGGCCCGGCGGAGGCCTTCCGCCTTGCCGAAGTGCCTGAGGTCAGCGTCGTGCCGAAGCTGGCAGAGGGTGAAAAATGCGCCCGCTCCTGGCGCATCACCAAGGATGTCGGTTCCGATCCGGACTATCCCGATGTTTCCGCGCGTGACGCTGCCGCCTTGCGCGAACTCGGCATCGGCGCTTGA
- a CDS encoding nucleoside deaminase, with protein MEMALAEAHAAGERGEVPIGAVVVIDDIAVSRAGNRTRELNDVTAHAEIAAIRLACEALGQERLVGADLYVTLEPCTMCAAAISFARIRRLYYGAEDPKGGGVDNGVRFYAQPTCHHAPEVYSGFNEVQSAEILRRFFSQRREAP; from the coding sequence ATGGAGATGGCGCTTGCAGAAGCGCATGCCGCCGGAGAACGCGGCGAGGTGCCGATCGGCGCCGTCGTCGTTATCGACGACATTGCCGTTTCACGCGCGGGAAACCGCACCCGCGAGCTCAATGACGTGACCGCACACGCCGAAATCGCCGCAATCCGGCTCGCCTGCGAAGCGCTCGGACAAGAGCGCCTTGTCGGCGCCGATCTCTACGTGACGCTCGAGCCCTGCACCATGTGCGCGGCAGCCATCTCGTTTGCGCGTATCCGCCGGCTCTATTACGGCGCCGAGGACCCGAAGGGCGGCGGCGTCGACAATGGCGTGCGATTCTATGCGCAACCGACCTGCCACCATGCCCCGGAGGTCTACTCCGGCTTCAACGAGGTGCAATCGGCCGAGATCTTACGGAGATTCTTTTCGCAACGGAGAGAGGCGCCATAA